The following are from one region of the Rhizobacter sp. AJA081-3 genome:
- a CDS encoding DMT family transporter gives MNAARTEHDEARGLWLGLLGVVIFAMTLPMTRLAVGPAVDPQLPPLFVTAGRAAFAGLLSAVYLLVTRAPWPRADQLPTFYVSALGTVVGFPLFIGLALRHVDAMHAAVVTGLMPLATAVAAAIWFRQRPSNAFWACASAGCALVVAFALVQGSGRLTLADALLLGAVASTAMGYVAGAQLSAQMSAERVICWVLVLSLPLTLPVAWWSWPEQPVRAASWGGFVYVTLFSMWLGFFAWYRGLALGGTVRVSQVQLVQPFLSLLFAVPVLGERLEPLTVAFALAVIATVFVGKRLPAHRPA, from the coding sequence ATGAACGCGGCGCGCACGGAGCACGACGAAGCGCGTGGCCTGTGGCTCGGGCTGCTCGGCGTCGTCATCTTCGCGATGACGCTGCCGATGACGCGGCTGGCCGTCGGCCCGGCTGTCGACCCGCAGCTGCCGCCGCTGTTCGTCACCGCCGGGCGCGCGGCCTTCGCCGGGCTGCTCAGCGCGGTCTACCTGCTCGTCACCCGCGCCCCTTGGCCGCGCGCAGACCAATTGCCCACCTTCTACGTGTCGGCGCTCGGCACGGTGGTCGGTTTCCCGCTGTTCATCGGCCTGGCGCTGCGCCACGTCGACGCGATGCATGCCGCCGTGGTCACCGGGTTGATGCCGCTGGCCACCGCCGTGGCGGCGGCGATCTGGTTCCGCCAGCGGCCGTCCAACGCCTTCTGGGCCTGCGCGAGCGCCGGCTGCGCGCTGGTCGTCGCCTTCGCGCTGGTGCAGGGCAGCGGCCGCCTGACGCTGGCCGACGCGTTGCTGCTCGGTGCCGTGGCCAGCACCGCGATGGGCTACGTCGCCGGCGCGCAGCTGTCTGCGCAGATGAGTGCCGAGCGGGTGATCTGCTGGGTGCTGGTGCTCAGCCTGCCGCTGACGCTGCCGGTGGCCTGGTGGAGCTGGCCCGAGCAGCCGGTGCGCGCCGCGTCCTGGGGCGGCTTCGTCTACGTCACGCTGTTCTCGATGTGGCTGGGCTTCTTCGCCTGGTACCGCGGCCTGGCGCTGGGCGGCACGGTGCGTGTCAGCCAGGTGCAGCTGGTGCAGCCCTTTCTTTCCCTGCTGTTCGCCGTGCCCGTGCTCGGCGAACGGCTGGAGCCGCTCACCGTGGCCTTCGCGCTCGCGGTGATCGCCACCGTCTTCGTCGGCAAGAGACTGCCGGCCCATCGACCCGCCTGA
- a CDS encoding PLP-dependent aminotransferase family protein, giving the protein MTFQMARRAERMNPSIIREILKVTERPGIISLAGGLPSPDSFPVEAMRAASERVLRDAPREALQYAASEGFAPLREWVAAQLAAQGLKADASQVLITTGSQQGLDLVGKVLIDPGSGVAVERPTYLGALQAFAPYEPEIVSVECDDDGPIPQALEAARGSRFLYLLPNFQNPSGRCMSAARRAQVSDAARALGLPIVEDNPYGDLWFDTEPPAPLAARWPEGTVYLGSFSKVLAPGLRLGYVLAPPELFPKLLQAKQAADLHSPGFNQRVVHEVIRDGFLREHVPTIRARYKAQRDAMRAALEKHMPAGCHWNVPVGGMFFWVELPEGVDATAMLPKAVERGMAYVPGAAFFADHAKANTLRLSFVTVSPAQIEQGIAMLAQAIKEAA; this is encoded by the coding sequence ATGACCTTCCAGATGGCCCGCCGCGCCGAGCGCATGAACCCGTCGATCATCCGCGAGATCCTCAAGGTGACCGAGCGCCCCGGCATCATCTCGCTGGCCGGCGGACTGCCGTCGCCCGACAGCTTCCCGGTCGAGGCGATGCGTGCTGCCAGCGAACGGGTGTTGCGCGACGCGCCCCGCGAGGCCCTGCAGTACGCCGCCAGCGAGGGCTTCGCGCCGCTGCGCGAATGGGTGGCCGCGCAGCTCGCCGCACAGGGCCTCAAGGCCGACGCCTCGCAGGTGCTCATCACCACTGGCTCGCAGCAGGGGCTGGACCTGGTCGGCAAGGTGCTCATCGACCCGGGAAGCGGCGTCGCCGTGGAGCGGCCCACCTATCTCGGCGCGCTGCAGGCCTTCGCCCCGTACGAGCCGGAGATCGTCTCGGTCGAGTGCGACGACGACGGCCCGATCCCGCAGGCGCTGGAGGCGGCGCGCGGTTCGCGCTTCCTGTACCTGCTGCCCAACTTCCAGAACCCGAGCGGCCGCTGCATGAGCGCGGCGCGGCGCGCGCAGGTCTCCGACGCGGCGCGCGCGCTCGGCCTGCCGATCGTCGAGGACAACCCGTACGGCGACCTGTGGTTCGACACCGAGCCGCCGGCGCCGCTGGCCGCGCGCTGGCCCGAGGGCACGGTCTACCTCGGCTCCTTCTCCAAGGTGCTCGCACCGGGCCTGCGTCTGGGTTATGTGCTCGCACCGCCGGAACTCTTCCCCAAGTTGCTGCAGGCCAAGCAGGCGGCCGACCTGCACTCGCCAGGATTCAACCAGCGTGTCGTGCACGAAGTGATCCGAGACGGCTTCCTGCGCGAGCACGTGCCGACCATCCGTGCCCGCTACAAGGCGCAGCGCGACGCGATGCGCGCGGCGCTCGAGAAGCACATGCCGGCCGGCTGCCACTGGAACGTGCCGGTGGGCGGCATGTTCTTCTGGGTCGAACTGCCCGAGGGCGTGGACGCCACCGCGATGCTGCCGAAGGCGGTGGAGCGCGGCATGGCCTACGTGCCCGGCGCCGCCTTCTTCGCCGACCATGCCAAGGCCAACACGCTGCGGCTGAGCTTCGTCACCGTCTCGCCGGCGCAGATCGAGCAGGGCATCGCCATGCTTGCGCAGGCGATCAAGGAGGCCGCATGA
- a CDS encoding PhzF family phenazine biosynthesis protein encodes MSQRSFTQLDVFTDTPLRGNPLAVVHGAEGLSDAQMQTFARWTNLSETTFLLPLTDAAADYRVRIFTPDRELPFAGHPTLGSCHAWLAAGGQPHSADEVVQQCGVGLVRIRRDGTRLAFAAPPLRRSGPVEPEVLAQIVRSLRIPADAIRASNWVDNGPGWVAVMLGSRDEVLALQPDFTAMRGLELGVVAPWSGGDAQFEVRAFVPSLGVPEDPVTGSLNAGLAQWLIGAGLAPERYVAAQGTALGRSGRVFVEKRSDTVWIGGDSVVVVSGQVNL; translated from the coding sequence ATGAGCCAGCGCAGCTTCACCCAGCTCGACGTCTTCACCGACACGCCGCTGCGCGGCAATCCACTCGCGGTGGTCCACGGCGCGGAAGGATTGTCCGACGCACAGATGCAGACCTTCGCGCGCTGGACCAACCTGAGCGAAACCACCTTCCTGCTGCCGCTCACGGACGCCGCTGCCGACTACCGCGTGCGCATCTTCACGCCCGACCGCGAGTTGCCCTTCGCCGGCCATCCGACGCTGGGCAGCTGCCATGCGTGGCTGGCCGCGGGCGGCCAGCCGCACAGCGCGGACGAGGTCGTGCAGCAATGCGGCGTCGGCCTGGTGCGCATCCGCCGCGATGGCACGCGCCTCGCCTTCGCTGCGCCGCCGCTGCGCCGCAGCGGCCCGGTCGAACCGGAGGTGCTGGCGCAGATCGTGCGCAGCCTGCGCATCCCAGCCGACGCCATCCGCGCCTCGAACTGGGTCGACAACGGCCCGGGCTGGGTCGCGGTGATGCTCGGCTCGCGCGACGAGGTGCTGGCGCTGCAGCCGGACTTCACGGCGATGCGTGGCCTGGAACTCGGCGTCGTGGCGCCGTGGTCCGGTGGCGATGCGCAGTTCGAGGTGCGCGCCTTCGTGCCCTCGCTCGGCGTGCCGGAAGATCCGGTCACCGGCAGCCTGAACGCCGGCCTGGCGCAGTGGCTGATCGGCGCCGGCCTCGCCCCCGAGCGCTACGTCGCGGCGCAGGGCACGGCGCTCGGGCGCAGCGGACGGGTGTTCGTCGAGAAGCGCAGCGACACGGTCTGGATCGGCGGCGACAGCGTCGTCGTCGTGAGCGGGCAGGTGAACCTGTGA
- a CDS encoding VOC family protein — translation MSWSIDHLVIGAATLEQGAAWCAATLGVLPGPGGKHPLMGTHNLLLAIGSPAFPRAYLEIIAIDAQASAPGRRRWYDLDDPALRAALAAGPRLIHWVAGCDDAAAECATLADAGIDRGEVLQAERDTPRGLLRWRISVRSDGQRLAGGALPTLIEWGDTHPAASLAASPVRLAALAVGKLPVAVARQLPAGVSTEEAFSATLDTPLGPVRLEGLA, via the coding sequence GTGAGCTGGTCGATCGACCACCTCGTGATCGGCGCCGCCACGCTGGAGCAGGGCGCCGCCTGGTGCGCCGCCACGCTGGGCGTGCTGCCGGGGCCAGGCGGCAAACACCCGCTGATGGGCACGCACAACCTGCTGCTGGCGATCGGTTCGCCGGCGTTTCCGCGCGCCTACCTGGAGATCATCGCCATCGATGCGCAGGCGAGCGCACCGGGAAGGCGTCGCTGGTACGACCTCGACGACCCGGCGCTGCGTGCCGCGCTCGCCGCAGGCCCGCGCCTGATCCACTGGGTAGCGGGTTGCGACGACGCCGCGGCCGAATGCGCCACGCTGGCCGACGCCGGCATCGACCGCGGCGAGGTGCTTCAGGCCGAGCGCGACACGCCGCGTGGCCTGCTGCGCTGGCGCATCAGCGTGCGCAGCGATGGTCAGCGACTGGCCGGCGGCGCGCTGCCCACACTGATCGAATGGGGCGACACGCACCCGGCCGCCAGCCTGGCCGCCAGCCCGGTGAGGCTCGCGGCGCTGGCGGTCGGCAAACTGCCCGTGGCGGTGGCGCGGCAACTGCCGGCCGGGGTGAGCACTGAAGAGGCGTTCAGCGCAACGCTCGACACGCCGCTCGGGCCGGTGCGCCTGGAGGGTCTCGCATGA
- a CDS encoding threonine dehydratase: MSPPGRPKGELRSAQHEGTPVSLPDREAIDSALALVRAVMPPTPQQRWPLLDARSGAQVWVKHENHTPVGAFKVRGGLVYLDALRRREPAVRTVMSATRGNHGQSIAFAAARHGLAATIVVPRGNSVEKNAAMRALGAELIEQGEDFQAAREYAMQLARERGAHMVPSFHADLVRGVASYWVEFFASFAASEAPEVVFVPIGLGSGICACAAARAHAGVRTRIVGVVSAHAPAYRLSFEAGRAIEAPVSTQLADGMACRVPEPQALAIIQREVDEIVSVSDDEIAAAMRALFADTHNVAEGAGAAALAALLQQHERWAGRRVGLSLSGGNVDSPMFARVLAGT, encoded by the coding sequence ATGAGCCCGCCGGGCCGCCCCAAGGGCGAACTCCGGAGTGCGCAGCACGAAGGTACTCCAGTGAGCCTGCCCGATCGCGAGGCCATCGATTCCGCGCTCGCGCTGGTGCGCGCGGTGATGCCGCCCACGCCGCAGCAGCGCTGGCCGCTGCTCGACGCGCGCAGCGGCGCGCAGGTCTGGGTGAAGCACGAGAACCACACGCCCGTCGGCGCCTTCAAGGTGCGCGGCGGCCTGGTCTACCTGGATGCCCTGCGACGCCGCGAGCCGGCCGTGCGCACGGTGATGAGCGCGACACGCGGCAACCACGGCCAGTCGATCGCCTTCGCCGCCGCGCGCCACGGCCTGGCGGCCACGATCGTCGTGCCACGCGGCAACTCGGTCGAGAAGAATGCCGCCATGCGGGCACTCGGAGCCGAGCTGATCGAGCAGGGCGAAGACTTCCAGGCCGCGCGCGAATATGCCATGCAGCTCGCCCGCGAACGCGGCGCGCACATGGTGCCGTCGTTCCATGCCGACCTGGTGCGCGGCGTGGCGAGCTACTGGGTGGAGTTCTTCGCCAGCTTCGCGGCGAGCGAGGCACCCGAGGTCGTCTTCGTGCCGATCGGCCTGGGCTCGGGCATCTGCGCCTGCGCGGCAGCGCGGGCCCATGCCGGCGTGCGCACGCGCATCGTCGGCGTGGTGTCGGCGCACGCACCGGCCTACCGGCTGTCCTTCGAAGCTGGCCGCGCCATCGAGGCGCCGGTGAGCACGCAGCTCGCCGACGGCATGGCCTGCCGGGTGCCGGAGCCGCAGGCGCTGGCGATCATCCAGCGCGAGGTGGACGAGATCGTGTCGGTGAGCGACGACGAGATCGCCGCGGCGATGCGCGCGCTCTTCGCCGACACCCACAACGTGGCCGAGGGCGCGGGCGCCGCGGCGCTGGCGGCACTGCTACAGCAGCACGAGCGCTGGGCCGGGCGGCGCGTGGGCCTGAGCCTCAGCGGCGGCAACGTCGACAGCCCGATGTTCGCGCGCGTGCTGGCCGGAACCTGA
- a CDS encoding Wzz/FepE/Etk N-terminal domain-containing protein — translation MKNEIDVVGEPSEVFDDDGPRVGLVDLLTWLGQGKRFIAAVAGATALASLAYAMLQPPIYTARTTPLPPGSQQQSGSAAALAALGALGGLAGGLAAKSPDELYVALLKSDSVQRELDKRFALRKRYEIQTFETLRKAMPGFVRVSSDKKAGVILLEVDDKDPKFAADLANAHVGEVTKLLGRLAVSEAQLRRVFFETQLQSTKENLIKAERDLQRVQEKSGVIVLDKQAEALIGGAAQIRAQIAEREVQLKVLRTGATEQNPDVVRLNSELRALRSELSRMESTQGGAPGSAVDLPVGKIPEAAIDYVRARRELKLQETLLESMIRQFEIAKLDEAKEGPVLQQVDVALPPDYKSKPARALIVLASTFVALLFSSLWVIVRRYSALSRQDDPGSEEAWQAMRAAWRSRKAG, via the coding sequence ATGAAGAACGAGATCGACGTGGTGGGCGAGCCGTCCGAAGTCTTTGATGATGATGGCCCGCGCGTGGGCCTGGTCGACCTGCTGACCTGGCTGGGCCAGGGCAAGCGTTTCATCGCTGCTGTTGCCGGCGCAACCGCGCTTGCATCGCTGGCCTATGCGATGTTGCAGCCTCCGATCTACACCGCGCGAACGACGCCACTTCCTCCCGGTAGCCAGCAGCAAAGCGGCTCGGCGGCTGCATTGGCCGCACTCGGGGCTTTGGGCGGTCTCGCCGGCGGCCTGGCAGCCAAGAGTCCCGACGAGCTCTACGTTGCTTTGCTTAAGAGCGATTCGGTGCAGCGTGAATTGGACAAGCGCTTCGCCTTGCGCAAGCGATACGAGATCCAGACCTTTGAAACGTTGCGAAAGGCCATGCCCGGCTTCGTCCGCGTGTCTTCCGACAAGAAGGCCGGAGTGATTCTCTTGGAGGTCGACGACAAGGACCCGAAGTTCGCCGCCGATCTGGCCAACGCTCATGTCGGAGAAGTGACCAAGCTGCTGGGTCGCTTGGCCGTCTCGGAGGCGCAGTTGCGGCGCGTGTTCTTCGAGACGCAACTGCAAAGTACCAAGGAAAACCTCATCAAGGCCGAGCGCGATCTGCAGCGCGTGCAGGAGAAGTCCGGGGTGATCGTGCTCGACAAGCAGGCCGAGGCATTGATTGGCGGCGCCGCGCAGATCCGCGCGCAGATCGCCGAGCGTGAGGTCCAGCTCAAAGTCCTGCGTACCGGAGCCACTGAGCAGAACCCGGATGTCGTTCGCCTCAACTCCGAGCTGCGGGCACTGCGTTCCGAGCTGTCGCGGATGGAATCCACTCAGGGTGGTGCCCCCGGCAGTGCCGTCGACTTGCCAGTTGGCAAGATCCCGGAGGCTGCCATCGACTATGTGCGGGCACGCCGCGAGCTCAAGCTGCAGGAGACGCTGCTCGAGAGCATGATCAGGCAGTTCGAGATCGCCAAGCTCGACGAGGCCAAGGAAGGGCCGGTGCTGCAGCAGGTGGACGTGGCGCTGCCGCCGGACTACAAGTCAAAGCCGGCGCGGGCACTGATCGTGCTCGCCTCGACCTTCGTGGCGCTGCTGTTCAGCAGCCTGTGGGTCATCGTGCGGCGCTACTCGGCGCTGTCGCGACAGGACGACCCCGGGAGCGAGGAAGCTTGGCAAGCGATGCGCGCCGCCTGGCGCTCGCGCAAGGCCGGCTGA
- a CDS encoding SLBB domain-containing protein has product MISLRLRSAAFFTALIFAGITAVQAAEEASSPQTFITPGYTPPTATRVPGAAGQAAPGAAGTTRGATTAPASRQAETGAERAMDAQAAIDRPAVPVKPSEFQKFVEGATGRLLPVFGADFFADNRRLPSTADNVPVSGDYLVGPGDEVMIRAWGSIDVDYRSKVDRNGQINMPKVGSFNVAGVKAADLEQHLRSQIGRIYTNFSLSVTLGQLRGLRVFVVGPAQRPGAYTLPGQSTVLSAMAAAGGPGAQGSMRRVTLRRDGKVVSELDFYDFVVQGDKSKDLQLQAGDVVVFEPAGARVALAGATDAPAIYELKSAQESVRDLLRYSGGATVLANMSRAQLERIDPAMPKSPRQVEDFALDATGLTKPLRDGDVLTLLAISPKFANAVTLKGHVAQPLRYPYRPGMRIRDLIPDREALVSPDFYRRKNLLVQVIEEDDANGQAEGEVMQPAATNGVAPAPGQVQQTGKRLRTREQSEDRAVAQRARRTPAALFDELNWDYAVVERLSEVDLSTQVIPFNLGKAVLQGDEASNIELRAGDVVTIYSQKDVRVPVARQTRLVSVEGEVGAPGVYQLLPGETLRGLIQRAGGFTPQAYVYGLEFSREETRQRQRENLNEAIARLESLSATQAAREAANRRDDPNASVVSAAATQAQLSRLARLQPNGRIALELNPNDKTLEALPDVPLDHGDRISVPPRPGFVTVAGAVVNSNAFLWKPGRKAGDYLKLAGADEAADPSNMFILRADGTVVHAGDRRGFFGGSNLEAQEMQPGDALIVPNQLDFETFGRALVRNLKDWSQIFSQFGLGAAAIKTLNN; this is encoded by the coding sequence ATGATCTCCCTCCGTTTGCGCTCTGCCGCCTTCTTCACCGCCTTGATCTTCGCCGGCATCACGGCTGTCCAGGCCGCCGAGGAAGCATCGTCACCGCAGACCTTCATCACGCCGGGCTACACGCCGCCCACCGCAACGCGTGTGCCGGGCGCGGCGGGTCAGGCCGCTCCCGGGGCCGCCGGAACGACACGCGGTGCAACGACCGCACCCGCGAGTCGCCAGGCCGAGACCGGCGCCGAACGCGCCATGGATGCACAGGCGGCCATCGATCGGCCCGCCGTTCCGGTCAAACCCAGCGAGTTCCAGAAGTTCGTCGAAGGCGCCACCGGCCGGCTGCTGCCGGTATTCGGCGCCGACTTCTTCGCCGACAACCGCCGGCTGCCCTCGACGGCCGACAACGTGCCGGTGTCCGGAGACTATCTGGTGGGCCCGGGCGACGAGGTGATGATCCGCGCCTGGGGCTCGATCGATGTCGACTACCGCAGCAAGGTCGACCGCAACGGCCAGATCAACATGCCCAAGGTGGGCAGCTTCAACGTCGCCGGCGTGAAGGCCGCCGATCTCGAGCAGCATCTGCGCAGCCAGATCGGACGCATCTACACCAACTTCAGTTTGAGCGTGACGCTCGGCCAGCTGCGCGGGCTGCGCGTGTTCGTCGTCGGCCCGGCGCAGCGACCGGGCGCCTACACGCTGCCGGGGCAGTCGACCGTGCTCTCGGCGATGGCAGCTGCCGGCGGCCCGGGCGCGCAGGGCTCGATGCGCAGGGTGACGCTGCGCCGCGACGGCAAGGTCGTCTCCGAGCTGGATTTCTACGACTTCGTCGTGCAGGGCGACAAGTCCAAGGATCTGCAGCTGCAGGCCGGCGACGTGGTCGTGTTCGAGCCGGCCGGGGCGCGGGTGGCGCTGGCCGGCGCCACCGATGCGCCGGCCATCTACGAACTGAAGTCGGCTCAGGAGTCGGTGCGCGACCTGTTGCGCTACAGCGGCGGCGCCACGGTGCTGGCGAACATGAGCCGCGCGCAGCTCGAACGCATCGACCCTGCGATGCCGAAGTCGCCGCGCCAGGTCGAAGACTTCGCTCTCGATGCCACCGGCCTGACCAAGCCGCTGCGCGACGGCGACGTGCTGACCTTGCTCGCGATCTCGCCAAAGTTCGCCAACGCCGTCACGCTGAAGGGTCACGTGGCTCAGCCGCTGCGCTACCCCTACCGTCCCGGCATGCGCATCCGCGACCTGATCCCGGACCGCGAAGCGCTGGTCTCGCCCGACTTCTATCGCCGCAAGAACCTGCTGGTGCAGGTGATCGAGGAAGACGATGCGAATGGGCAGGCTGAAGGCGAAGTCATGCAGCCCGCGGCGACCAACGGCGTGGCGCCGGCCCCCGGCCAGGTGCAGCAGACCGGCAAGCGCCTCCGCACGCGCGAGCAATCCGAAGACCGCGCCGTGGCCCAGCGTGCGCGCCGCACACCGGCGGCACTGTTCGACGAGCTGAACTGGGATTACGCGGTGGTCGAGCGCCTCAGCGAAGTCGATCTGAGCACGCAGGTCATTCCCTTCAACCTCGGCAAGGCCGTGCTGCAGGGCGACGAGGCGAGCAATATCGAGCTTCGCGCGGGCGACGTGGTCACCATCTACAGCCAGAAGGACGTGCGCGTGCCGGTGGCGCGGCAAACGCGGCTGGTGTCCGTCGAGGGCGAGGTCGGCGCGCCGGGCGTCTACCAGCTGCTGCCCGGCGAGACGCTGCGTGGGCTGATCCAGCGTGCTGGCGGCTTCACGCCGCAGGCCTACGTCTACGGCCTGGAGTTCAGCCGCGAGGAGACCCGGCAACGCCAGCGTGAGAACCTCAACGAGGCGATCGCGCGGCTGGAGTCTCTGTCGGCCACGCAGGCGGCGCGCGAGGCGGCCAACCGGCGTGACGACCCGAACGCCAGCGTTGTCAGTGCCGCGGCCACGCAAGCCCAGCTGTCTCGCTTGGCGCGGCTGCAGCCCAACGGCCGCATCGCGCTCGAGCTGAACCCGAACGACAAGACCCTCGAGGCACTGCCCGACGTGCCGCTCGACCATGGCGACCGCATCAGCGTGCCGCCACGTCCGGGCTTCGTGACGGTCGCCGGCGCCGTGGTCAACAGCAACGCCTTCCTCTGGAAGCCGGGCCGCAAGGCAGGCGACTACCTGAAGCTCGCCGGCGCCGACGAGGCGGCCGACCCCTCGAACATGTTCATCCTGCGCGCCGATGGCACCGTGGTGCATGCCGGCGACCGCCGTGGTTTCTTCGGCGGCAGCAACCTGGAAGCCCAGGAGATGCAGCCGGGCGACGCGCTGATCGTGCCGAACCAGCTCGACTTCGAGACCTTCGGCCGCGCGCTGGTGCGCAACTTGAAGGACTGGTCGCAGATCTTCTCGCAGTTCGGCCTGGGCGCCGCGGCGATCAAGACGCTGAACAACTGA
- a CDS encoding cytochrome c, with translation MKRPSPSILLTAAALVGMATALPAAAQFAKPEDAIKYRQSAMFLQAQHMGRIGAMVNGRVPFDAKSVAENAEVLAAVTKLPFSAFIDGTDKGTTRAKPEIWAEKDKFMAGATKLQEEVAKLNAAAKTGNPEQVKAAFGAVGQTCKGCHDSYQKPL, from the coding sequence ATGAAGCGTCCGTCCCCGTCGATCCTGCTGACCGCCGCCGCGCTCGTCGGCATGGCCACCGCCCTGCCCGCCGCCGCGCAGTTCGCCAAGCCGGAAGACGCGATCAAGTACCGGCAGAGCGCCATGTTCCTGCAGGCACAGCACATGGGGCGCATTGGAGCCATGGTGAACGGCCGCGTGCCTTTCGACGCGAAGTCGGTTGCAGAGAACGCGGAAGTGCTCGCCGCCGTGACCAAGCTTCCGTTCTCGGCGTTCATCGACGGCACGGACAAGGGAACGACCCGCGCCAAGCCCGAGATCTGGGCCGAGAAGGACAAGTTCATGGCCGGTGCGACCAAGCTGCAGGAAGAAGTTGCCAAGCTGAACGCCGCAGCGAAGACAGGCAACCCTGAACAGGTGAAGGCAGCCTTCGGTGCAGTCGGCCAGACCTGCAAGGGGTGTCACGACAGCTACCAGAAGCCGCTGTAG
- a CDS encoding cytochrome b/b6 domain-containing protein, giving the protein MKDDAVRVRVWDLPTRLFHWGLAACVIGSVVSAKIGGNAMVWHFRFGYVVFTLLAFRLLWGMVGGRWSRFGSFVYAPATLLRYLRGGSRAEEHHEVGHSPLGALSVFAMLVILAVQVGSGLFADDEISNTGPLIKFVSGATSSTLTSWHKTFGQWTILTLVALHVAAIVMYRLRRGRDLVRPMLVGDKLLPPGVPASADGLATRGLALLLVAGCAVGVGWLVSLGK; this is encoded by the coding sequence ATGAAGGACGATGCGGTGCGCGTGCGGGTGTGGGATCTGCCCACCCGCCTGTTCCACTGGGGGCTGGCCGCGTGCGTGATCGGCTCGGTGGTGAGCGCCAAGATCGGCGGCAACGCGATGGTCTGGCACTTCCGTTTCGGCTACGTGGTCTTCACGCTGCTTGCCTTCCGGCTGCTGTGGGGCATGGTCGGCGGCCGCTGGTCGCGCTTCGGCAGCTTCGTCTATGCGCCTGCAACGCTGCTGCGCTACCTGCGCGGTGGCAGCCGTGCCGAGGAGCACCACGAGGTGGGCCACAGCCCACTGGGAGCGCTGTCGGTGTTCGCCATGCTGGTGATCCTGGCCGTACAGGTGGGCAGCGGCCTGTTCGCCGACGACGAAATCTCGAACACCGGGCCGCTCATCAAGTTCGTCTCCGGCGCCACCAGCAGCACGCTGACCTCGTGGCACAAGACCTTCGGCCAGTGGACCATTCTCACGCTCGTCGCCTTGCACGTGGCGGCCATCGTCATGTACAGGCTGCGCCGGGGGCGCGATCTGGTCCGGCCCATGCTGGTGGGCGACAAGTTGCTGCCGCCCGGCGTGCCCGCCTCGGCCGACGGCCTGGCCACCCGCGGCCTGGCGCTGCTGCTGGTGGCCGGCTGCGCCGTGGGCGTGGGCTGGCTGGTGAGCCTGGGCAAGTGA
- a CDS encoding GNAT family N-acetyltransferase: MSYDLAPDIRLVMPESPEGLDATRGIFREYAAGLGVDLCFQNFEAELAGLPGEYAAPGGHLLLALVDGEIAGCGGFRALTDSDHANACEMKRLYVRPAFRRFGLGRRLAEALMDEARRCGYSVMLLDTLDDMEAARELYASLGFVETAPYYYNPIPGAHYLRAALLDSPSRY; encoded by the coding sequence ATGAGCTACGACCTCGCACCGGACATCCGGCTCGTCATGCCCGAATCGCCCGAGGGGCTCGATGCCACGCGCGGCATATTCCGCGAGTACGCCGCCGGCCTGGGTGTGGACCTGTGCTTCCAGAACTTCGAGGCCGAGCTGGCCGGCCTGCCGGGCGAGTACGCGGCGCCGGGTGGCCACCTGCTGCTCGCGCTGGTCGACGGAGAGATTGCCGGCTGCGGCGGCTTCCGGGCGCTGACCGATTCGGACCACGCCAACGCATGCGAGATGAAGCGCCTGTACGTCAGGCCGGCCTTTCGCCGCTTCGGCCTCGGCCGGCGCCTGGCCGAGGCATTGATGGACGAGGCCCGCCGCTGCGGCTACTCGGTGATGCTGCTCGACACGCTGGACGACATGGAGGCGGCGCGCGAGCTCTACGCCTCGCTCGGTTTCGTCGAGACGGCGCCCTACTATTACAACCCGATTCCGGGCGCACACTATCTGCGTGCGGCGCTGCTGGACAGCCCCAGCCGCTATTGA